The following proteins come from a genomic window of Populus nigra chromosome 6, ddPopNigr1.1, whole genome shotgun sequence:
- the LOC133696363 gene encoding uncharacterized protein LOC133696363, whose amino-acid sequence MAVKITADLRFPEVGLPSSLFSGQRRLNANSKGGKVSVIRAIQIQEEAAAAGPTSTRYQARRTRRPQNIEGDFFVDHTCIDCDTCRWMAPQVFTRIGEMSAVFKQPTSGEERLKALQALLSCPTSSIHTEKPASDILQAQKTFPTPIDQQRIPGVYHCGYHSEKSYGAASFLIVHPEGNIIIDSPRYTERLARNIEMLGGARYMFLTHEDDVADHRKWSERLSCDRILHSGDVDNSTADVETKLQGTGPWNLGRDVQLIHTPGHTEGSVCLFYKPLKILFTGDHLLMTETGLSICERYNKCSVPMQIDSVLKLLEIDFNWIIPGHGRRVEFKDREEKDSILKAFVEENYSQCR is encoded by the exons ATGGCTGTGAAGATTACTGCAGATTTGAGGTTCCCAGAGGTGGGGCTACCTTCTTCGCTATTCAGTGGTCAAAGGAGATTGAACGCAAATTCAAAGGGCGGTAAAGTTTCTGTGATTAGAGCAATCCAAATCCAAGAGGAAGCAGCAGCTGCAGGTCCCACTTCCACTCGATATCAGGCTAGACGAACGAGACGGCCCCAGAATATAGAAGGAGACTTCTTTGTAG ATCACACATGCATAGATTGTGATACCTGCCGTTGGATGGCTCCA CAAGTCTTCACACGAATTGGTGAGATGTCTGCAGTTTTTAAGCAGCCTACTTCTGGGGAGGAACGCCTCAAAGCTCTTCAG GCCTTACTCTCTTGTCCAACAAGTTCAATCCATACTGAGAAACCTGCTTCAGATATTCTTCAAGCTCAGAAAACATTCCCAACACCAATTGATCAGCAGAGAATTCCG GGTGTGTACCACTGTGGATATCATTCAGAGAAATCTTATGGAGCAGCTTCCTTCTTGATTGTCCATCCTGAAGGAAATATAATTATAGACAG TCCTAGATATACAGAGAGACTGGCTCGTAACATTGAGATGCTGGGTGGAGCACGTTACATGTTTCTTACCCATGA GGATGATGTTGCAGATCATAGGAAGTGGTCAGAGAGGTTAAGCTGTGACAGAATTCTGCACTCAGGAGAT GTTGACAACTCTACTGCTGATGTTGAAACAAAGCTACAGGGTACTGGTCCATGGAACCTTGGAAGGGACGTCCAGCTTATACATACTCCAGGCCACACAGAA GGATCAGTCTGCTTATTCTACAAGCCACTGAAGATATTATTCACTGGAGACCATCTACTGATGACAGAAACAGGGCTGAGCATTTGCGAGAGATACAATAAATGTTCAG TTCCAATGCAAATAGATAGCGTCCTCAAGCTGCTAGAAATAGACTTCAACTGGATCATACCAG GTCACGGGAGGAGAGTTGAATTCAAGGATCGTGAGGAGAAAGATTCAATTCTGAAAGCCTTTGTGGAGGAGAATTACAGTCAGTGTAGGTGA